One genomic window of Kaistia geumhonensis includes the following:
- a CDS encoding ADP-ribosylglycohydrolase family protein: MTDTLADRIERVIAAACLGDALGAPPEAMHPEEIRKVFGGRITSFVPAPPLAPFSNGAAPGSLTDDATQMLAMARIIIEANGDPTIEDAARALIAWADDPRGFGKFAGPSTQAAIDRMRAGEDPRLVATPPRYSVAMGTTNGAAMRAPVAGCVRPGDIEGAVDVAATLSAPTHNTQIAYAGAGAVAAAVAMGLTGVRGVSVADVAMAGAEAGLKLAETRGRLAAGPSVLKRIELAAAIGERYRGDAEGAMTELGAVIGAGLPMAEAVPTAIGLAVAVGEDPFGAIVAAANEGADSDTVALIAGAIVAAWSPTLNAPGDMMATLELVNGVNLGEIAAGLAAVARG, encoded by the coding sequence ATGACCGACACCCTCGCCGACCGCATCGAACGCGTGATCGCCGCCGCCTGTCTCGGCGACGCGCTGGGCGCCCCGCCCGAGGCGATGCATCCGGAGGAGATCCGCAAGGTCTTCGGCGGCCGCATCACCAGCTTCGTGCCGGCACCGCCGCTCGCGCCCTTCTCGAACGGCGCCGCGCCGGGCTCGCTTACCGACGACGCGACGCAGATGCTGGCGATGGCGCGGATCATCATCGAGGCGAATGGCGATCCGACCATCGAGGACGCGGCGCGGGCACTGATCGCCTGGGCCGACGATCCGCGCGGCTTCGGCAAGTTCGCCGGTCCCTCGACGCAGGCCGCCATCGACCGCATGCGCGCCGGCGAGGACCCGCGCCTCGTCGCGACGCCGCCGCGCTATTCGGTCGCGATGGGGACCACCAATGGCGCGGCCATGCGCGCGCCGGTGGCGGGCTGCGTGCGGCCGGGCGACATAGAGGGCGCCGTCGACGTGGCGGCGACGCTGTCGGCGCCGACCCACAACACGCAGATCGCCTATGCCGGCGCGGGCGCCGTGGCGGCGGCCGTGGCGATGGGGCTCACGGGCGTGCGCGGCGTTTCAGTGGCGGATGTGGCGATGGCCGGCGCCGAAGCGGGCCTGAAGCTCGCGGAAACGCGCGGTCGCCTCGCGGCCGGACCGAGCGTCCTGAAGCGGATCGAACTCGCGGCGGCGATCGGCGAGCGCTATCGCGGCGACGCGGAAGGTGCGATGACGGAACTGGGCGCGGTAATCGGTGCCGGTCTGCCGATGGCCGAGGCCGTTCCGACGGCGATCGGTCTCGCGGTCGCAGTCGGCGAGGATCCGTTCGGCGCCATCGTCGCCGCCGCGAACGAGGGCGCCGACAGCGATACGGTCGCCCTCATCGCAGGGGCCATCGTCGCCGCCTGGTCGCCGACGCTGAACGCGCCGGGCGACATGATGGCGACGCTGGAGCTCGTCAACGGCGTCAATCTCGGCGAGATCGCCGCCGGCCTCGCCGCGGTCGCCCGGGGCTGA
- a CDS encoding SDR family oxidoreductase: MTGRLQDKVAIVTGAGRGIGAAIAHAFAREGARVVVAEKDPATGPATAAAITAAGGAAEFLATDVTGAGSVEATAEAVVARHGRIDILVNNAGINVFHKPHETTEAEWRRCFDVDLDGVWRMSKAVLPAMRAAKAGAIVNIASSHSFTIIPGCFPYPVAKHGLLGLTRALGIDYAAEGIRVNAIAPGYIETDLALDYWNTFPDPEAERRRVFDMHPPKRIGRPEEVAMTALFLASDEAPFINAACIVIDGGRSVLYHD; the protein is encoded by the coding sequence ATGACCGGACGGCTTCAGGACAAGGTCGCCATCGTCACCGGCGCCGGACGCGGCATCGGCGCCGCCATCGCCCACGCCTTCGCACGGGAAGGCGCCCGGGTCGTCGTCGCCGAGAAGGACCCGGCGACGGGTCCGGCCACCGCGGCGGCGATCACCGCGGCCGGCGGCGCCGCCGAGTTCCTCGCGACCGACGTGACCGGCGCCGGGAGCGTCGAGGCGACGGCGGAGGCGGTGGTGGCCCGCCACGGCCGCATCGACATCCTCGTCAACAATGCCGGCATCAATGTCTTCCACAAGCCGCACGAGACGACGGAGGCCGAATGGCGCCGCTGCTTCGATGTCGATCTCGACGGCGTGTGGCGGATGTCGAAGGCGGTGCTGCCGGCGATGCGGGCCGCGAAGGCCGGCGCGATCGTCAACATCGCCTCCTCGCATTCCTTCACGATCATTCCCGGCTGCTTCCCCTATCCGGTGGCGAAGCACGGGCTGCTCGGCCTGACGCGGGCGCTTGGCATCGACTATGCCGCCGAGGGCATCCGCGTGAACGCCATTGCGCCCGGCTACATCGAGACCGATCTCGCCCTCGACTACTGGAACACCTTCCCAGACCCCGAGGCGGAGCGGCGTCGCGTCTTCGACATGCACCCGCCGAAGCGCATCGGTCGGCCCGAGGAAGTGGCGATGACCGCGCTGTTCCTCGCCTCGGACGAGGCGCCGTTCATCAACGCGGCCTGCATCGTCATCGATGGCGGCCGCTCGGTGCTCTATCACGACTAG
- a CDS encoding enolase C-terminal domain-like protein: MKITAITTHVVNAELRNWLFVRVETDEAGLYGWGEATLEWKSRAVEGAIADLAPILIGHDPRDIENAARAVRKHGFWQPLGVIGMTALSGIEMALWDILGKSLGVPVWRLLGGKVRDRVPVYTHLGLGEMNAVYNTMDASSLVERGLAVKEKGYRAMKVVNVPYTHYTATPRALADFEASMGALREAVGPEIELMVDFHGRCASAGAALAFLKVLEPFGVMFAEEPIPPGDVASMKAIAMASRVPIAHGERLTSAQDFAPYIEARAMTVAQPDLCHCGGFSEARRIAALAEVAGIGLAPHNPLGPIAGVAALHFDIATPNVVIQEEMTGAVPWYFEVVEGPIRRVDGYWQLPEAPGLGVEVDLAVAARHPFRQEPFPTRAAALPDGTIVDW, translated from the coding sequence ATGAAGATCACCGCGATCACGACGCATGTCGTCAACGCCGAACTGCGCAACTGGCTGTTCGTGCGCGTCGAGACGGACGAGGCCGGCCTTTATGGCTGGGGCGAGGCGACGCTGGAATGGAAATCGCGCGCGGTCGAGGGCGCCATCGCCGATCTCGCGCCGATCCTGATCGGCCATGACCCGCGCGACATCGAGAACGCAGCCCGCGCGGTCAGGAAGCACGGCTTCTGGCAGCCGCTCGGCGTCATCGGCATGACGGCGCTGTCGGGCATCGAGATGGCGCTGTGGGATATTCTCGGCAAGTCGCTCGGCGTGCCGGTCTGGCGCCTGCTCGGCGGCAAGGTGCGCGACCGCGTGCCCGTCTACACCCATCTCGGCCTCGGCGAGATGAACGCCGTCTACAACACCATGGACGCGTCCTCGCTGGTCGAGCGCGGCCTCGCCGTCAAGGAAAAGGGCTACCGGGCGATGAAGGTCGTCAACGTGCCCTATACGCACTACACCGCGACGCCGCGCGCGCTCGCCGATTTCGAGGCCAGCATGGGCGCGCTGCGCGAGGCGGTCGGCCCCGAGATCGAGCTGATGGTCGATTTCCACGGCCGCTGCGCCTCGGCCGGCGCCGCGCTGGCCTTCCTCAAGGTGCTGGAGCCGTTCGGCGTCATGTTCGCCGAGGAGCCGATCCCGCCCGGCGACGTCGCCTCGATGAAGGCGATCGCCATGGCCTCGCGCGTGCCGATCGCCCATGGCGAGCGGCTGACCAGCGCGCAGGACTTCGCGCCCTATATCGAAGCCCGCGCTATGACGGTCGCGCAGCCCGATCTCTGCCATTGCGGCGGCTTCAGCGAGGCCCGCCGCATCGCAGCCCTCGCGGAGGTGGCCGGCATCGGCCTCGCGCCCCACAATCCGCTCGGCCCGATCGCCGGCGTCGCGGCGCTGCATTTCGACATCGCGACGCCCAATGTCGTCATCCAGGAAGAGATGACCGGCGCGGTTCCGTGGTATTTCGAGGTCGTCGAGGGCCCGATCCGCCGCGTCGACGGCTACTGGCAACTGCCCGAGGCGCCCGGCCTCGGCGTCGAGGTCGATCTCGCGGTGGCCGCGCGTCATCCCTTCAGGCAGGAGCCGTTCCCGACCCGCGCGGCAGCCCTCCCCGACGGCACGATCGTGGACTGGTGA
- a CDS encoding DUF2171 domain-containing protein, with translation MSITSEIREHAEIIGADGVHIGTVDKIEGDRIKLVKKDSGEGHHRGHHHFIPLGLVADVENGTVRLSANADVAVTLEEEETGNTVTG, from the coding sequence ATGTCCATCACATCGGAAATCCGCGAACATGCCGAAATCATCGGCGCCGACGGCGTCCATATCGGGACCGTCGACAAGATCGAGGGCGACCGCATCAAGCTGGTGAAGAAGGATAGCGGCGAGGGCCACCATCGCGGCCATCACCATTTCATCCCGCTCGGCCTCGTCGCCGACGTCGAGAACGGCACCGTCCGCCTCTCGGCCAATGCCGACGTCGCCGTGACGCTCGAAGAAGAAGAGACCGGCAACACGGTCACCGGCTGA